Proteins encoded in a region of the Ornithodoros turicata isolate Travis chromosome 3, ASM3712646v1, whole genome shotgun sequence genome:
- the LOC135389364 gene encoding uncharacterized protein LOC135389364: MEVHGLKNCLAYLEAHDMVVDTIVTDRHTAIKSVLRELCPHIKHRFDVWHVAKGIKKKLVSLSRSTKHHVVKFWIESLIRHIYWCPKYSGESGDLCLAKWVSAVNHIVDVHEHDNPLYPVCYHAPVSEPREWLKEDSETYAKVKDTLIAPALLRDVPMLSAKQQTYGLESYHSVLNHFVPKSYSFSDEGMVARY; encoded by the exons ATGGAGGTACATGGTCTAAAGAACTGCCTTGCCTACCTTGAAGCACATGACATGGTTGTGGACACCATAGTGACTGACCGCCACACTGCAATAAAGTCTGTGTTAAGGGAATTGTGTCCACACATCAAACACCGTTTTGACGTGTGGCACGTTGCGAAAG GGATCAAGAAAAAGCTTGTGTCTCTAAGCCGCTCCACAAAGCACCACGTTGTGAAGTTCTGGATAGAGAGCCTTATCCGACACATATACTGGTGTCCAAAGTACAGTGGGGAAAGTGGTGACCTTTGTCTGGCGAAGTGGGTATCGGCAGTGAACCACATTGTCGATGTCCATGAGCATGACAACCCACTGTACCCAGTTTGTTATCATGCCCCAGTTTCAGAACCACGAGAATGGCTCAAAGAAG ATAGTGAGACGTACGCAAAGGTCAAGGACACCTTGATAGCACCCGCACTGCTCAGGGATGTCCCTATGCTTTCTGCAAAACAACAGACATATGGCCTGGAGTCATACCACAGTGTCCTGAACCACTTTGTTCCGAAATCCTATTCGTTTTCTGATGAGGGGATGGTAGCCAGGTATTAA